The sequence below is a genomic window from Verrucomicrobiia bacterium.
GTCTGCCGACGACGAGATGCAACGTATTTCCGGCCAGAGTTACGTGCCTACCATCGTCGTGGATGGTCACGTGCTCGCCAACTTCGACACCGGCCAACTCGAGAAGTTCCTCGCGAAACTCAATGCCTCGTCAAACTGACCAGGTACACAACCAAATGCGTCCCCGCGCACGCGTAGGCGGCTGCCAGTAGATCGTCCAGAACGATTCCGATTCCCCCCGAAAAACTCTCCGCGTCGCCCACGGGCGGTGGCTTCCAGATGTCGAACAGGCGAAACAGCGCAAAGGCCACAACGACATGCCACCAATGCGCGCCCAAACCGATCATCGCCAGAGGTAGCGCCACAATCTCGTCGATGACAACACTCGGTGGGTCGGGATGATGCATCAATTCCGCCGCTGCACCCGCGCACCATACGGCCAGCGCGACGGCCAGTACCAGCAGCAGACCGCGCAGCCACAGATGATGCGTTTGGTTCAGTGCCCACCAGAAGCCGACCCCAACCAGCGAGCCTGCCGTCCCGGGTGCCGCCGGCAGATAACCGATCCCGAAACCCGTCGCCAGGAATTTAACGAGTCGGTCACGCATCGTGAAGGAAGCGTTCTCCGTTCTTGTAAAAATAGACGATGCCCGAGAGAAGTGTCAGCCCGACGGTCCACAGCATCAGCCCAAACGCTGTCCGTGAAAAAATTATGTTGAATCGCTGATAGTCCGTGCCAAAGCAATTCCAGTCCTCACGGGCGGCCAATCCGAGCAGGATGATAATGATCGTCACCATCTGCGAGATGGTCTTGTGTTTACCCAGCCACTCGGCGCGAAGCACGACGCCCTGTTGGCTGGCCACCAACCGTAGCCCCGTGACCAGGAAATCCCGCGCGACGATCACCAGCGCCATCCACGCCTGGACCAACGGCACGCCGGGCCGGTAGCTGGGCTGCTCGATAAAGCAGATGAAAGCTGCCGTCGTCAGGATTTTGTCGGCCAGAGGGTCCAACAACATGCCAAAATTCGTCTCCACCTTGTACCGGCGCGCGTACCAGCCATCCAACCAGTCCGTCAGGCTCGCCACGATGAAGATGATCAGCGCCGTCGTCTTCCCAAACGGGAAGTGCGACCGCAGCCAGCCGGCGGGCGGCAACAGCAGCGCCATGACGAAATAAACGGTCAGGACGATGCGCGCGACTGTCAGCCTGTTCGGCAGATTCATTGGCCGCGCATTGTAAACGCCCGCTGCGCCAGAAAACAAGCCCGCTGCGCCCGGCCCTGAATGGGCTTGACCGACTTCCGCGATTCCCCTATATTTTAAAGGTAGATTTTGGCGGCATGGAACCAGTGGGTCAAAAACCCACTTTTTTGTTCCCTGAAAGGCTCCTGCCGACGAGGATACGGAACGCTTATGAGCGGTGAATTAATAGTAGCGGTAGAATATTTTCAGCGCGAAAAAGGCATCGACAGGGAAATCCTGTTCGAGGCGGTCGAGCAGGCTTTGCTGCAGGCCTCCAAGAAAAGTGTCGGTCCCGCGCGCGATCTCCGCATTGAGATCGACCGCAAGACAGGTGTCATTCGAGCACTCGCGAAGCAATTGGTCGTCGAGAACGTCGTCAACAAGCATGATGAAATCTCGTTGACGGACGCCCGCCGCCGTTTTCCCAACGCCCAACTCGGCGAGAACATCGAAATCGAGGTCACCCCGCAGAATTTTGGCCGAATCGCCGCGCAAACCGCCAAGCAGGCCATGCTCCAGCGCATTCGCCAGGTCGAAAAGAACATGGTGTTCGAGGAGTTCAAGGGTCGGGCCGGCGACATCCTCTCCGGCACCGTGCGCCGTTTCGAGCGTAGCGACGTCATCATCGATCTCGGCAAAATCGAGGGCATCATGCCCAGCCGGGAGCGTGTGCCCACGGAGGAATACCAGCCCGGCGACCGCATTCGCGCGTACACACTGAGCGTCGAGAACGCCTTGCACGGCCCGGAGATTGTTCTTTCCCGCAGCCATCCTGATTTCGTCCGCAAACTTTTTGAACTTGAAGTCTCGGAAATCGCCGATAAGACGGTCGAAATCAAAGGCATCGCGCGCGAAGCGGGTTATCGCACGAAGATTGCCGTCCTGTCGCACGACGAAAAGGTCGATCCCGTTGGCGCCTGCGTCGGCATGCGCGGAATGCGCGTGAAAAACATCGTGCGCGAACTCAGCGGCGAGAAGATCGACATCATCCGTTGGGACCCGAATGTTCGGCAGTATGTTAACAACGCGCTGGCCCCGGCCAAGCTGCGAAATCTTGTCATCGACGAAGCGCGTCATTCGGTTAAAATTATCGTCGATCCCGACCAGCTTTCGCTGGCGATTGGCAAGAAGGGTCAGAACGCGCGCCTGACCGCCAAACTGACCAGTTGGAACATCGAGATCGAGAAGGAAGAGACCGCCGAACTCGGCTTCGAAGAAAAAGTAGCGCGAGCGGTGCAGGAAATCATGACGATCCAGGGCATCGATCGCGAGACCGCCGAGGTCCTGGTCAAAAGCGGTTTCCATTCACTCGAAGCATTGCTCGCTGCGGATTTGAACGATTTGACCGATATTCTGGGTGCCGAGAAAGCGGCGGCGGCGCAGCAGGCCGCCAATGCGGAGCAGGAACGGCGTGAAGCCGCCCAGCCCGCGGAGGGTGAACCAAAGGCGTAATGAGTATTCGCGTACACGAGTTGGCAAAACGTTGCGGCCTTTCGAACAAGGACATGATCGAAAAGCTGCATGCGATGAATTATCCCGTAAAGAGCCACTCGAGCACCGTCGACAAGATCACGGCCGAGTCGATCGAGAAGGAATACGGATACGTCGCACCGACACCGCCTCCACCGCCCGCACCAGAAGCGCCCGTCACCCCGGCCGTTACACCCGCGGCGATCGCAACGGAGAAAACCGACGGCGCCGCGACGGTTGCCACAGTCCCGGCTCCCGTGCCCGTTGCTGAGCCGCCAAAGACGATTCCGGAAACGGCCCAGCCGGCACCGCCAAAGGTTGTTGTTCCGCCGGCAACCTTTCAGGCGCCAGCGCCTGTCGCCGCTCCGAAACCTCCGGCGCCGGCTCGGCCCGCGCCCACACCGCAGCCAACGGTAAAGATTACGACGGCGCACCGGCCGGTAGCACCACCTGCTCCGGCACCGCGACCCACTTCCCCCGCACCCGCGACGCCGGCACAGCCTGCGTTCATCCTGGACGACAAGGGCAACAAAGTGGTGCAGATGAAGCCGCCCGTGATCGTGCGCGACCTGGCTCAGCGCATTGGCATCAAGTCGCACGTCCTCCTGGCCGAGTTGATGACGATGAACGTTTTCGCGAACCCTTCCGAGAGCATTGGCGAAGACATCGCGCGCAAGATTTGTGAACGTCACGGCTTCCTCTTCGAACTGGAAAAACGCGAACGAGGCGCCGGCATGGTTCACGCCCCGCCCAAGAAGGTTGAACCGCTCGAGGTGGGAGAACAAGCCAGCGACTTGATGCCGCGACCACCGGTGGTAACCGTCATGGGCCATGTCGACCATGGCAAGACCTCGCTCCTCGACGCGATCCGGAAAACAGACGTTGTCGCCCATGAAAGTGGCGGGATCACACAACACATTGGCGCGAGCGTTGTCTCACTGCCAGACGGCAAGTCCATCACGTTTCTCGATACGCCGGGCCACGAGGCCTTCACCAAGATGCGCGCGCGCGGCGCGAATGTCACCGACATCGCGATCCTCGTCGTCGCCGCGGATGATGGCATCATGCCGCAGACCATCGAGGCCCTCAATCACGCCAAGGCCGCCCAGGTTCCGATCCTCGTGGCCATCAACAAATGCGATTTGCCGACCGCCAACCCTGACCGGGTGAAGAAACAGTTGCAGGAGCACGGTCTCAGTCCCGAGTCCTGGGGCGGCGAAACCATTACCGTCGAAGTCTCCGCAACAACGAAGAAGGGCATCGACACCTTATTGGAGATGATCCTGTTGCAAGCCGAGATCATGGAGCTGAAGGCCAGCCCGAAAGTTCCGGCGAAAGGCAACGTGATCGAGGCGCAGATTGAGCCGGGCATGGGACCGACCGCCACCGTGCTGGTTCGCAAAGGCACGCTGCGGGTCGGGGACGGTATCGTGTGCGGCCCGTTCTGGGCGAAGATCCGTGCATTGATCAACGATAAGGGCCAGCGCATCAAGGAGGCCCCGCCCTCGACGCCGGTAAAGATTGTCGGGCTCTCGGGCCTCCCGGATGCCGGCGCGGAGTTTAACGTCATGAAGAACGACAAGGAAGCCCGCGCCCTCAGCGAACAACGCGAACTCGAAGCGCGGGGCGCGATGCTGGGACAGGCCCGCGGCTCACGGCTCGAAGATCTCTTCACGCAATTCAAGGACGGCGAGCGGAAGAAACTGAACCTCGTCCTCAAGGCCGACGTGCAAGGCTCGCTCGAGGCCATTGCCGATTCACTCGGCAAACTGAAGAGCGAGAAGATCGAACTCGAAATCATCCATGGCGCGGTTGGCAGCATCACCGAAAATGACGTCCTACTCGCCAGCGCTTCATCCGCTGTCATCATCGGGTTTCGTGTAAAACCAGAGAGCGGCGTCACGGACGCGGCGAAGCACGAGGACGTGCAAATCAGACTGTACACGATCATCTATGAGTTGATCGAACAGGTCGAGGAATCGATGGAAGGGCTGCTGGAGCCCGATTCAAAGGAAATCGTGATCGGGCACGCGGAAGTGCGGAAGGTATTCGAGCTATCCAAGGGACCGGCGGTAGCGGGGTGTGTTGTCACCGATGGCCGCATCGCGCGGAGCGCACGGGTCCGCCTGCTGCGCCGCAAGGCTGTACAGTATGAGGGACGTATCTCGAGTCTCAAACATTTTCAAGACGACGTCCGGGAGGCGAAAGCCGGGTCGGAGTGTGGCTTGCGGCTGGAGAATTTCCCCGGAATCCAGGAGGGCGACATCCTGGAGTGTTACACGGTCGAAAAAGTCGCGGCGAGTCTGTAACCGATAACTCAACCGCCCAACGCGGAGGACGAAACACGGAATGATTCAGGTCGTGTCGCCCGCTCTTCTCCTTCCCGGGGCCATCATTACCATGAGCAGTCATCGAATTGAACGAGTCTCTGAATTGGTCAAACGCGAGGTCAGCCAGATCGTGCTGGAGTTGAACCTCGCCGATTGCGGTTTCGTCACGATCACCGCCGCGAAGATCAGCCCCGACCTCAAGGAAGGGCGCATTTATATGAGCGTGATCGGTTCGGCGGAACAGAAGCAACGTGCCCTTGATACACTGGACCGCCGGCACGGCCACATCCAGCACGAGTTGGCACACCGCATCGTCCTCAAATACACGCCGCGACTGAAGTTCTTTCTCGACGAAACCGAGGCGCATGCCAGCCACATTGAGCATCTGCTCGACGAACTTGGAAGCGAACCAGCCGATGAGTGATGCCTGCCAACAGATTTGCGAGTTGCTGCGGAGCCAGAAGACGTTCCTGGTGCTCACCCACTACCGCCCCGACGGTGACGCGGTGGGCTCGCAGTTGGCACTCCTCCTCTTGCTGCAGGATCTCGGCAAGACCGTCGAAGCCTGGAATGACGACGAGGTGCCCGCGAAATTCCGTTTTCTGCCACATGCCGGTCGGATCACTCGGCCGCCAGCCGAGCCGAAGGATTTCGATGTCGTTATCGCCATTGACACGTCCACGTGGCAGCGGGTTGGTTCAGCAGCCCAGCGTATCCGCAACAAGAAGCACTTCATCAATATCGACCATCACGTCAGCAATGAGAAGTTCGCTGAAATTAACTGGATTGTGCCCGAAGCACCCGCGGCCGGGCAAATCGCCTACGATTTAATCAATCGGGGCAGCTTCACGTTGACGAAGGAAATCGCAACGTGCCTGTTCGCGGCCATTTCGACGGACACGGGTTCTTTCAGCTACACCGGCACGACCTCCGAATCACTCCGTGTCGCTGCCAAACTGGTCGATACGGGAATCAATGTCGGCGAGATTTGCCGCCAGGTCTACGAAAGCTATCCGTATGCGCGGCTTATGCTGTTGCAAAAGGCGCTCGCGCAACTCCAACTGACCGACCACAAGCGCATCGCCTACACGTGGGTCACGGTCGAGATGTTCGAGGAGTCCGGAGCCAAGCGCGAGGACACGGAAGGGTTGATTGACTACGCCCGCGCGATTGAAGGCGTCATTGTGGCTCTGCTTTTTGAGGAGATGGCCGAGCCGGGCAAGATCCGCATTAGTCTGCGCTCGAAGCATGCGCAGATCGACGTGAACTCCATCGCCCGCCGCTTCGGTGGCGGTGGTCACCGCGAAGCTGCCGGCGCGCGTCTCTCGGGCGAACCGCATGAGATCGAGCGCAACGTGCTTGCGGCCGTGAGCGAAGCGCTGGCTGCGGCAAAACTCTAATTCCCCGGCCCCATGCAACCGCAGCTTTCACCATTCGACGGCGTACTCTTGATCGACAAGCCCGCAGGCATGACATCACATGATGTTGTGGATCGCGTGCGCCGCCATTTTGGGTTCAAGAAGGTGGGCCATTGCGGCACGCTGGACCCGGCGGCGACGGGCCTGCTAATCCTCGTCCTCGAACGTGCGACCAAGCTGCAGGACCGTCTGATGTCAGATGACAAGGCCTACGAAGGCGCCATGATCCTCGGCGTTTCGACGGATTCGCAGGATGCCGACGGTGAGGTCATCGCTGAGAAACCGGTGCCACCGCTCACCGCGAAAGACATTGAGGAGGTCCTGGCCAAATTCCGCGGCGACATCCAACAGATTCCGCCGATGGTCAGCGCGGTCAAGCATCAGGGCACGCCTCTCTATAAACTGGCGCGCAAAGGCAAGACGGTCGAGCGCAAGCCGCGGCTCATTCACATCTATGATCTCCGCGTTCTCGGGCTCGAGCTGCCACGCATCACGTTTCGCGTGGCGTGCACGAAGGGCACGTACGTGCGAACGATCTGTTCGGACGTCGGCGACCTGCTCGGCTGCGGCGCGCATCTCCACGAGTTGCGGCGCACGCGGTCCGGCAAGTTCGATGTGAACGAAGCCCACCAACTCCAGACAGTTTTGACACTCACGCGCGAAGAATTGAAATCGCTCATCATCCCGATCCTGAAGTTTGTCGGTTCCAGTGCCGCCTGATGCAAATTTTCCGCACATTTGAAGAACTGGCGAAGCACTCCCAAAAAGTGTGTTTGGCCATTGGCGTGTTCGATGGTGTCCATCTGGGCCATCAGCGCGTGATCGGACAGGCGGGCGATGATGCGCGAGCGGCTGGCGGCACGTCGGTCGTGTTGACCTTTGATCCCCACCCGCTCCGCGTTCTGCAACCCGATAAGGCCCCGTTGCTGCTGACTTCCACCGAGCATAAATTGACGCTTTTGGAGAAGCTCGGTGTGGACGCATGCCTGCTGCTCACATTCGACAAGCCATTCTCGCTTACCCCGCCGGAAAACTTCGTCGATACGGTCGCGCGTCAGACAAATCACCTCCAGGAGATTTGCGTCGGGACTCGCTTTCGCTTCGGCCACGATCGCGCGGGCGACGTGCGGTTGATGGAGGCCCTCGCACCGCATTACGGTTTCGTTGCCAAGGAAATTAAATCCGTCATGCTCGGCGAAGAGATGATCAGTTCGA
It includes:
- a CDS encoding glutaredoxin domain-containing protein, with the translated sequence MRDVKLYSRNWCGWCVEAKNYLKAHGIPFTEIDVGRDPSADDEMQRISGQSYVPTIVVDGHVLANFDTGQLEKFLAKLNASSN
- a CDS encoding phosphatidylglycerophosphatase A — its product is MRDRLVKFLATGFGIGYLPAAPGTAGSLVGVGFWWALNQTHHLWLRGLLLVLAVALAVWCAGAAAELMHHPDPPSVVIDEIVALPLAMIGLGAHWWHVVVAFALFRLFDIWKPPPVGDAESFSGGIGIVLDDLLAAAYACAGTHLVVYLVSLTRH
- the pgsA gene encoding CDP-diacylglycerol--glycerol-3-phosphate 3-phosphatidyltransferase encodes the protein MNLPNRLTVARIVLTVYFVMALLLPPAGWLRSHFPFGKTTALIIFIVASLTDWLDGWYARRYKVETNFGMLLDPLADKILTTAAFICFIEQPSYRPGVPLVQAWMALVIVARDFLVTGLRLVASQQGVVLRAEWLGKHKTISQMVTIIIILLGLAAREDWNCFGTDYQRFNIIFSRTAFGLMLWTVGLTLLSGIVYFYKNGERFLHDA
- the nusA gene encoding transcription termination factor NusA; translation: MSGELIVAVEYFQREKGIDREILFEAVEQALLQASKKSVGPARDLRIEIDRKTGVIRALAKQLVVENVVNKHDEISLTDARRRFPNAQLGENIEIEVTPQNFGRIAAQTAKQAMLQRIRQVEKNMVFEEFKGRAGDILSGTVRRFERSDVIIDLGKIEGIMPSRERVPTEEYQPGDRIRAYTLSVENALHGPEIVLSRSHPDFVRKLFELEVSEIADKTVEIKGIAREAGYRTKIAVLSHDEKVDPVGACVGMRGMRVKNIVRELSGEKIDIIRWDPNVRQYVNNALAPAKLRNLVIDEARHSVKIIVDPDQLSLAIGKKGQNARLTAKLTSWNIEIEKEETAELGFEEKVARAVQEIMTIQGIDRETAEVLVKSGFHSLEALLAADLNDLTDILGAEKAAAAQQAANAEQERREAAQPAEGEPKA
- the infB gene encoding translation initiation factor IF-2 gives rise to the protein MSIRVHELAKRCGLSNKDMIEKLHAMNYPVKSHSSTVDKITAESIEKEYGYVAPTPPPPPAPEAPVTPAVTPAAIATEKTDGAATVATVPAPVPVAEPPKTIPETAQPAPPKVVVPPATFQAPAPVAAPKPPAPARPAPTPQPTVKITTAHRPVAPPAPAPRPTSPAPATPAQPAFILDDKGNKVVQMKPPVIVRDLAQRIGIKSHVLLAELMTMNVFANPSESIGEDIARKICERHGFLFELEKRERGAGMVHAPPKKVEPLEVGEQASDLMPRPPVVTVMGHVDHGKTSLLDAIRKTDVVAHESGGITQHIGASVVSLPDGKSITFLDTPGHEAFTKMRARGANVTDIAILVVAADDGIMPQTIEALNHAKAAQVPILVAINKCDLPTANPDRVKKQLQEHGLSPESWGGETITVEVSATTKKGIDTLLEMILLQAEIMELKASPKVPAKGNVIEAQIEPGMGPTATVLVRKGTLRVGDGIVCGPFWAKIRALINDKGQRIKEAPPSTPVKIVGLSGLPDAGAEFNVMKNDKEARALSEQRELEARGAMLGQARGSRLEDLFTQFKDGERKKLNLVLKADVQGSLEAIADSLGKLKSEKIELEIIHGAVGSITENDVLLASASSAVIIGFRVKPESGVTDAAKHEDVQIRLYTIIYELIEQVEESMEGLLEPDSKEIVIGHAEVRKVFELSKGPAVAGCVVTDGRIARSARVRLLRRKAVQYEGRISSLKHFQDDVREAKAGSECGLRLENFPGIQEGDILECYTVEKVAASL
- the rbfA gene encoding 30S ribosome-binding factor RbfA, producing the protein MIQVVSPALLLPGAIITMSSHRIERVSELVKREVSQIVLELNLADCGFVTITAAKISPDLKEGRIYMSVIGSAEQKQRALDTLDRRHGHIQHELAHRIVLKYTPRLKFFLDETEAHASHIEHLLDELGSEPADE
- a CDS encoding bifunctional oligoribonuclease/PAP phosphatase NrnA, whose amino-acid sequence is MPATLSICSTNLEANQPMSDACQQICELLRSQKTFLVLTHYRPDGDAVGSQLALLLLLQDLGKTVEAWNDDEVPAKFRFLPHAGRITRPPAEPKDFDVVIAIDTSTWQRVGSAAQRIRNKKHFINIDHHVSNEKFAEINWIVPEAPAAGQIAYDLINRGSFTLTKEIATCLFAAISTDTGSFSYTGTTSESLRVAAKLVDTGINVGEICRQVYESYPYARLMLLQKALAQLQLTDHKRIAYTWVTVEMFEESGAKREDTEGLIDYARAIEGVIVALLFEEMAEPGKIRISLRSKHAQIDVNSIARRFGGGGHREAAGARLSGEPHEIERNVLAAVSEALAAAKL
- the truB gene encoding tRNA pseudouridine(55) synthase TruB, with protein sequence MQPQLSPFDGVLLIDKPAGMTSHDVVDRVRRHFGFKKVGHCGTLDPAATGLLILVLERATKLQDRLMSDDKAYEGAMILGVSTDSQDADGEVIAEKPVPPLTAKDIEEVLAKFRGDIQQIPPMVSAVKHQGTPLYKLARKGKTVERKPRLIHIYDLRVLGLELPRITFRVACTKGTYVRTICSDVGDLLGCGAHLHELRRTRSGKFDVNEAHQLQTVLTLTREELKSLIIPILKFVGSSAA
- a CDS encoding bifunctional riboflavin kinase/FAD synthetase; protein product: MQIFRTFEELAKHSQKVCLAIGVFDGVHLGHQRVIGQAGDDARAAGGTSVVLTFDPHPLRVLQPDKAPLLLTSTEHKLTLLEKLGVDACLLLTFDKPFSLTPPENFVDTVARQTNHLQEICVGTRFRFGHDRAGDVRLMEALAPHYGFVAKEIKSVMLGEEMISSTAIRQHVLGGRLDRAAAMLGRTFSILGTVESGDQRGRELGFPTANLNPHNEVLPPDGVYAVRVVVGEEQFGGVVNIGVRPTFAGMEPRRTLEVHILDFARELYGQNIEVLFLSKLRDEQKFVSAEALKMQIAADVCEARKVLARQP